The stretch of DNA AAGTGGTGCTGCCTGTCCATAAAATATCAGCCAAGAGCACACCAGACACTGGCTAATCAATTGTATGATGCAAATGAATATCAAATTATGGCAATGCAACTGACGTGGTCTGATTTGATACCCTAAGCGCAGGGTAGTACGATTTTAGCTGGCAAGGGAGCTTTCTGAAtctttgtgcaaataaaaataagacaCGACCTATCAATCATTGTGAGATCATCTTTGGATTGTTCAGTCAAATTTAATCAAGAATCGGCTGATCGAACGATCCGTAAGAGCAGCAAAAGCGTCAGCTATAGAAGCTAGACTTCCCTCTTACCTTTAATGTATTCAAACCATAAAGAAAGTGAATCAGCATAACACaacttatgcaaatgccacacCTAATCCACTTCCGTCCGCAATCCACATTAGAAAATGTCTCCCTCCATTGTGGACCTACGCTCGGACACCGTCAGCCAGCCCACGGCTGAGATGAGGGCCCGCATGGCCACGGCCGTAGTCGGGGACGATGTCTATGGGGAGGATCCAACCATCAACGAACTGGAGGCGAAGACAGCGGCCATTTTTGGCAAGGAGGCCGGACTGTTTGTGCCCAGCGGCACCATGGGAAATCTGCTGGCAAGTGAGTGGCAAGacatgcacataaataatacGGCTCAGGGCAGCACATTCTCAGCCTCTCCATGGAATGGACAAGCGCGGGGGTCTGTTTGTGGGAGTCGCTTATGTTTATTAGTTTAAAGTGCGGCCAGTTTCGGATTACAAAAGCCAGGGGCAGCACCAGAAATGtggcaaacaagaaaaagaaaaccaagtTGAGGGAGAAACAAGAAAGCAGAGCTCATATCATGCATCAGGTACATTATCGTAAAGGTTAAGGGCGCCCATAAACATAACATTAATTTTTATAGACTTTAATATTAGACGTGGACGTGTGCCACAGTCAACAgaaggtatgtacatacatatatctaagAAGTGGAGAGGTtccgaaggagcagcagcaccagtagGAGATGGCATGGGGAAGGGGAGCAGTCTCAGGACTGGGTGTGCCTCCTGAAAATTTATGCGTCCtctcaaattaatatttctaaTGGAATTTGAAATTAGCATTTCATTCAAACGGAATGCACTGAGACTTACGATTGTGCTAATTTTTCACGAGGGTAGTTCACTGAGTATGCAGCGGGgaatgttttccttttttgtagTCATCTCTTATAGTTTTGAGGCCATGATATATTATACAAGGTAGAATAAAACGATACAAGATAAATGTGCAGTTCATTTTTTGACACATAAAACAGCACAAAGTTGATGAATTACTGCATGTGGTGTAGAGGCTCTTAAAtgaattgtttttgggggaTTTCTGCATGAATATTTAAGGCAGTTCAATTACCGCCCTCGCCAGCTAAGTGAATACTCGAGCATCTCTTTGTAATCCCCACAGTTATGGTTCATTGCCACAAGCGCGGCACGGAGGCCCTTGTCGGCGATTTATCGCACGTCTTTCTGTACGAGCAAGGTGAGACCAAGACACcgcagaggagcagagaacAAACATTGACTGTGTGTATTCATTAATCACATTTAGGCGGAGCCTCACACCTGGCTGGCGTGCAATTAGCTACGCTCAAGAACGAGCCCGATGGCACCTTCTGCCTAACGGAGCTGCGACGCCGGATCCGTCACGACGACTACCACGAGCCCATCACctcgctggtggtggtggagaaCACGCACAACATCTGCGGCGGCAAGGTGATTCCTCTGGTCTTCCTCGACGAGCTGGCCAATCTCTTGCACCAGCCCGGAGTGGGCTGTGCTCCCATCGCACTGCACATGGACGGGGCTCGGGTGTTCAATGCAGCTGCCGCCCTGGGCGTCAGTGTGGCGCGCATCTGCCGGGACTTTGACTCGGTTTCCATTTGCTTCAGCAAGGGCTTGTCCGCACCGGTGGGCTCTGTGCTCGTCGGCTCCCAGCGGTTCATTTCGCAGTGggtttcctctctctctctctctgaaatCCCTTTCGATGCCAGCTAATcctttctctgtgtctccATTTCTGGTTTCTCGTAGAGCCCGACGCTTGCGCAAGGCTTTGGGTGGGGGCATGCGTCAGGCGGGCatattggctgctgctggcctggtGGCTATAGAGGAGGTGATGCCGCTGCTCGGCAAGGATCATGAGCGCACAAAGCGAATCGCAAAGGGTAACTATCCTCTTTCTAACAGTAACGAACCATTAAATAACGAACTATCCCATCAGCCATACATCATCTACAGAGTTCCAATATCACAGTGGATCTGGACACTGTTCAGAGTAACATTCTCCTAATTGAAATCAAGCGATCCGAGCTGACGGCCGGTGAGTTTGCCGAACGCCTGGCCCAGGTCGAGCCCCAGGAGCTGGCGACTGGAGTTACAGCCAAGGATGGCTCTGGGATTATACTGAAGGCCAGTGCTCGGGACTGGGCCTTTGCCCGAGTGGTGCTCTACCATCAGGTTGACGACGAGCAGGTGGAGCTGGCCATTAAGAAGCTGACCTTCGTCATCGGCCAGTACGACCAACGGTGGCCCCGCCTTTGAATGCGGACGCGGAATGGAAAGACAAACATAATTAGATTTCAGTTTTGTTCGTTTAATtaaagaggagaaagaaatGCTCAAATTTGTATTACTGCCCCTCGAGTGGGTTCAAGCTGCGTTTACATTCACGCATGACCGATTCCAAGGCAGCTCCATCGATGCTCACGGACATAAGCGGACTGTCCTCCTCTCTTTCCTTGAGTGTCTGCATGAATGACCGGCTgaatgaaataataaaattattttaaaaatattattgtcaATTCTGCGATGTGCTCATCGATTTAAAAGCCTTCGTCCAAGGGCATCCTTTGGgcgccacagctacagctcctcCGGGCCCTGCTCTATCCTGGCCGTCGGACATTTGTGATTTATAAGCAAACTTATCGGAATGCGCTCAAAATGATTACGTTCCGGCGGATGGCTGCCAGGCCTGGGCATCCTTACAATAGATTAGAGCCGGGCGCTCTTTGGGGCTGAGTGAATGGCATCAATAAGAGGCGGGATTTTGATGTAGGACGCCCTTTGTCCTGGCCGGCATTGaaatgttatattttataaattatgctccgccaaatgaaacgaaattcaattagagaAATTGCTGAAGCATttgataaattgaaattgaattgactCGTCCAAAGTTGCTCTTTGTCTGACGGCTCTTCACTCCACTCCCGCATCAGCCTCTCGGCACGATTAATGTAAAGGAAAAGTCATCTCCCAAAATGGCAAGTAATTACAGAGCCAGATTTCGAGCGATTCGATCAACTTTCAGCTGCATTTGATTTCCCATTAGTTgagcccaaaagtatgcactTGCCTTCGAACAAAAAAGCACACACGCGAGCTTTTGTAATGGAAAAGAGGGGGAAGGAAAGATGGAGAGAATCTATAAATAGCTGCCAGACATGCGACGCGGCTTGGGTGTGAAAATGCCTGTTTGCTGTTATTGCTTCTCGCCAGAAACTCCCCATCATCGTCAATGTTGTAGTTGTTATCGCTGGCGACGTCATCATCGACGTTCGTGCCCTCTCTGTGGGCGTGGGCTCGAACCCCACTTCTGACAAATCCTTttattatttgaaaatttttATGTATTCTATTATTCTAAATTAACTTTATGTTATTTTAGGTTAACGGAGATGTGAAGATTAAaatttttaaacttttatGGAGATATACAGCACATATACAGCTTTatatatacaattttaattaattgatcgATTATTTGAATCCATTTAGAATATATTcctttttatttaatgtatattcagattttttgtatacataattctattttgttggccattaaaGACTTTTTTTGTCTAAGGATGCTCCTGACATAATTTCATGTAATTTTGGCTCTGCAAACATTAAATAGCATTTCTAGCCAATTACCGTAATTAAATCTTCGGACGGACAAGGCTTCAATATGCACtgcattcaattatttaaaacgTGCACTTTTCCTAGGCGTTTAAACATATAAATTGCTTCTAATGAACTATTTAAGCGAGTTTTTAACGAGgggcgtgtgtgtctgtggatgTGCCTGCATTTGATTTAGTTAAAGTTtaagtaatttaattatgcatttacACTGTCATATCCTATTAGGTAAAGCCACAATACGTTAGTATTTCTATTAATTTCGTAGGgattttcaattcaaattcgCCTCTTAATGGCCATTAGCCTGTTTATTATCGCGCCGAGCGTATCTCAGGCTTTATTGGCAATGCCGCGCCGCGTTTTATGGCACGTGCCAGCCCCGCGGATTGGTTGGGGCTCAGACTAAAAGTGTTTCATATGCCTTTTGTTATATGCGCGATACATGATGAATGGCTCCTTGGCCCTATAAAATATGATGGAAAAACGCCATTCCCTCATTATGGCAGTTGAGCAGCATTGGCGTGCTACACTCCCTATGCCCCGTCCTTTACTCGACCAACTTAAACGACAAACTGTCATGGAATAAAGTCATAAACCCCAGGCCCAAGGAGCAGGCTGGGATTGCGCTGAGgtataaattgaaatttgcataaagtgGAGCTGGGCCCAGGTGCAGCCCCCTGCAGATTCGTGGAAGCAAAATgataattcaatttcaataactCCATGGAAATCGGATCTGTAAAGGGTGTTTGTTGTAAACCCGTTCTCCCATGTTGTCGGTACATTTTAAGCACTCTTTTATGGAATGTATTTCGTTTGATGGGTTTTCGGGTGctctaatttaattaattgcatgcGCCTAACTAAAGTCAAACAATTTCCGCATTTAATCAACGAGAAAGCAAACGAATGACTCACAGacgaaggcaaaggaaaagcgaGATATGAAGGATACGGAATACAGTCTATCGGGTAGTATGGCGTCGGTGTGGCTGTAAGTCATGCGAACTCATTTcgaaaattaagcaaatgtGTTCAAGTATaggtggctgtagctgtgtgggtgtgtaagTATAGCTGTGTGTTTTCtccgagtgtgtgtttttctgtggtttttcTCGGTTTTTGTGGGGGCGTGTCTAGGTGCGCATAACGTGATTGCCGCCAATTTCATAAGGGAGCAAATTGATGATGAGCTAATGCTTTGAAAATTATtggcaaaaaatataataggTTTACGTCGCGTTCAAGCTTCGAGCATTTAAAGTACTCACGAGAAGGAAAATAAGGaacagtcgctgctgctgtggattcTTTAAGGGCACAAGAACATGAGTTTATAAATTCTCTTGAATTTCTCAGCTTTTCTGTGTACCTAGGTGGAAACTGCCTGGAATATGCAAAAACAGTATCATTTTCATAATGTTCTATTCATATTTACCAGGAAGACATATTTACGACGTCAACTACTTAAATAAGGGACTTCAAACCTCTTGAGATTATAGCTCTTGAGAGCCTATAATGGCTAGGCGGTGAGTAACACATTATCTAGCCGACCATCTTATCATAATTCTTGTtatatgaaaattgttttgtttaattacgCATTTGTATACTCTTTCGAAGCTGATCTATAGCCGACAGTCTTTTACAGACAATATTTAATGCTCTATTAGTTTGCAAATACTTTTGTGGTTTGTTGGAGAGTATACGCTGACCCAAGAACATTTTCATATTCAGCTTGAAGGCTAAAAAACACTCCTGGATAGCGATTATTATTATCGTTCGAATGGCTTCGAAACTTTCGTATAAAATCACTGACAAGTGGTGAAATATCATCAATCGAATACGTATTAGAATGGTAAACGTATTTGTCACTCTATTTGTCTGCGGACTGGTACTCGTAGGTACCGCAAAACATAAAGACGGGGATATACCACAGGAGTACCAGCGTCTGATATCTCTGCGCTCTCTAGGAGTCGAGTTTGCCGAACACTCCCGCAATGCATCGCTCTCGGACTTGGATCTGTTCCAACCACGAATACCTAGTCAAGAGGATCTGATTTGTATCGCAGACATGGCTCAGTTCATGCAGGCACTCACTACTGGAAAATTGTGGGCAGCGAAGAGTGGGTGAATAATGATAATTATATTCAAGTGAATGAGAATTGAATTCGATGAATTTTGCGAGCAGTGATCGATGCATGAGGCTCCATTCCCTCAGGACTTCTTTACGGAAATATCATGCATCTTGGAAATTTTGATGAGTGCGTCAAAATCAGCAAGGAGATAACCAGTGGTCACAGCATAAATGGAAAATACTGTTTTATCAGCGTACCCATCGCATCCAGTGCACTGATGATTGGGTCGTACTTTCCGGCTACATGATCTGCCTCACACGTGAATGCATTTTTGGAGCAGTTAATGCAGAAGCTGTTTAACTCGAGCAGCTTAAATATGAATATCAAAGAGGCTACTTGCCAGACAAGTAAATCGAAGCACTGGGATGACAATTTTCACAGTGTAAGTACTGCCGTGTGGCATGGGAAGAATGTTcttgaaataattttttggGGATGGCAGTGTGCTTCTTGGCCTTATAGGTTCTATTGTGGCATTGTTCACAATGTACGACTATTTCCTATGCCAGGATCAAAGTGAGTAACTGAGGAAAcaaaattacatacatacatgacaTCGATGTTTGATTATCAGACCAGGTTCCTGTCGCTGTGAAGATTTTCTCGGCACGTGCCAGTTCCGCGCCCTCTTCCGCATTGTTGACAGCAAATCGAATCCGAATATTATCAGTTGCCTGGATGGAATCCGTTGCATGTTACTCATCTGGGTGATATATGGACATGAATATGGTTTTGCACTGGCAGGTCCGAACATAAATACTATCCATATCTTTTATGTAAGCTACTTCAATATTGTTTTTGCCAAGGTATTCATGACTTCTCTTTCTAGTGGGCCGTGTAACCCTTTGCTAGCTTTATTTTACATGGATTTTTCTCTGTAGattcatttttctttatcGGTGGCCTGCTGGTGGCAATGGTTGCGTAAGTAAGAAGTAATTTTTAGAAATGTTTTTAGTCTATCAAAACTCATTATTAACATTCTGACAGATCCAAGGGAAAGCTGAATGTGCCTTTAATGTATCTGCATCGGTTCATTCGAATTGTTCCGATCTTGCCATTCTTGTGTATATGAATCTGATGACTGTTATCACGGACGGACCGCTCGCTTATAGTAAGCCGCTTAACAACGCCGCCTGTGAAAGCGGTTGCTTTTGGACGATGCTGTTCGTGCAGAATTATGCAACAAGCAATATTGTAAGTCACTGATTTTCTTTCGTTGCGACAAGTACGACTTTATGTTTCAGTGCCTGTCCCATTCGTGGTACTTGGCCGTTGATATGCAACTGTACATCATCTCTCCGCTTCTGCTGGTAGCTCTCTATAAGTGGGGAAAAAAGGCAGCCGCTGGCATTGTGCTACTAATAGTGCTAGTCTCGTCTTGCTTCTTTTCCACAATGATGATCAACAACTACTCAATGCTCATCAAGTATGTGCAcgattttatattttgagtTTTCATTCcttaaatttattgaattgaaGGACCGGATTCAATGGAGAATCCAGTAAGAAACTGGTCGGAACGACAACGATCTTAGGAAGACAGACGATCTTTAAGTTTAGGAAACTGCTGTCAAAGAGATTGTCCCAGAACAgttaacaaaataattattaccATGTACTATacataattgttgttgtcattttgAAATACCGTAGTAATAGTTgacaaaatatacatttttacaaGTGGGCTCTCAATCGCCTAATCTGAGTAATTGCCTCTTGTAGAGACTCCCAGTGGCCAGGCGATGAgtattcattttatttccgGCTATCTAATCATAcaaaaagaattgaaaactaaaaacattaAGACTAGTAACATTGTCATGCATCtgttaataaataaagaaatataaacaaaataacttaaaaaaaaatgatcaTAATACTGCGATCAAAAAAATAACTatgtctttctttctttatcttttatgtattttcttaAATATgacatttcttttcttttgtctgcatatacataagtatgtacatacatatgtatttacattaaaaaaacacttttacgtatgtgcatatgtacatatgtatgtacatacatgtgcatatgtaaatatgtatgtactacatacatatgtccgATTTTCTTTGTGCAGAAAAAGGTtcgaaaacaaaatttgtttaaggAAAATAAGCTTTGAAGATGGGGTAAAGCGACTAACAAGAATTTCTACTGATTGGACATGGTAGGGGACTCTTGTGAGAATGAAAACGGTTCTCTGTATAACAATCTCCTTACTGATTCGGCTGAAAGGCTGGCACAATGAAAGATAGGGCTATCGCCAGATTGCCTTCAAAAGTTTGGTATAAAATTCaagaaaaattattaaaagccATCAGTCGAATGAGTGAACAGCATGGTGAACGTATTAGTTACTCTCTTTGTCTGCGGACTGGTACTCGCTGATGCCGCACAAGTAAAAGACGGGGATGTTCCACAGGAGTACCAGCGTCTAATGGAGTGGCGCTCGCTGGGAGTTGAGTTTGCCGAACATTTCCGCAATGCAACGCTCTCGGACTTGGATCTATTTCACCCACGAGTACCCAGTCAAGAGGATCTGCTGTGTCTGGCGGACATGGCTCAGTTCATGCAGGCACTCACTACTGGAAAATTGTGGGCCCTGAAGAGTAAGTGAATAATGAAAGTGATATTTAAGTGAGTGGGAACtaaatttgataaattttGTGATCAGTGATCGATGCCTGGGGCTCCATTCCTTCGGGTCTACTTAACGGCAACATCTTTGACCTGGGTAACTTCGATGAGTGTGTCAAGATCAGGAAGGAGATCACCAGTAGTCACAGTATAAATGGAAAGTACTGTTTTCTCAAAGTGTCCGTTGGTTTTCTGCCTCAAAATGTGGCACGTTTTACCAACAACATGAGAATTGCATCATGTTTCCCGGCGTCATGCTCTGCCGCTCACATAGATGCATTTCTGGGTCAATTAATGCAGAAGTTGCTCAACTCGAGTAGCATAAGCATGCAAATTCGGGAGGCCACCTGTCAGACAAGTGAATTGAAACCCTGGGATGGAATGACAATTTTCACAGTGTAAGTACTGCCGTGTGGCATGGGAAAAATGTTcttgaaataattttttgtggaTTGCAGTGTGCTTCTTGGCCTTATGGGTTCTATTGTGGCATTGTTCACAATGTACGACTATTTCCTATGCCAGGATCAAAGTGAGTAACTGAGGAAAcaaaattacatacatacatgacaTCGATGTTTGATTATCAGACCAGGTTCCTGTCGCTGTGAAGGTTTTCTCGGCACGTGCCAGTTCCCGAGCCCTCTTCCGCATTGTTGACAGCAAATCGAATCCGAATATTATCAGTTGCCTGGATGGAATACGATGCTTGTCACTCATATGGGTGGTATTTGGACATGAATTCGGATATGCAGCAAGCTCTCCAAATATAAATAACCTGGATCTGGTTACGGTTAGTGAACTTATTATCGTACCTTGTAATAATCTTTTATCTCTTAagtctttttggtttttcagtGGCTCGTGGAACCTTTTTCTAGCTTTATTCTGTACGCATATTTCTCGGTGgactcatttttttttattggtgGCCTTCTAGTGGCAATGGTTGCCCTTCGATCAATGGAAAAGTAAGTTTTAGAATTGTTTTAAATCCATCAAAGCTCATTGGTATCTTTCTAACAGATCCAAGGGAAAGCTGAATGTGCCGTTGATGTACCTGCATCGGTTCATTCGAATTGTTCCGATCTTGGCAGTGGCCATTCTTGTGTATATGAATCTGATGACTGTTATCACGGACGGGCCGTTGGCATATAGGGAGTATCATGGCAAAGAAGCATGCGAAAAAGGATGGTTCTGGACCctgttgtgtgtgcaaaacTATGCAACAAGCAATATTGTAAGTCATAGATCTCAGCTCCTTccattgtttgattgattacgattacatttttgttttagtgcCTTGATCATTCCTGGTACTTGGCCGTAGATATGCAACTATACATCATCTCTCCCCTTCTCCTGATTGCTCTCTATAAGTGGGGAAagaaggcagcagctggcattgcggtgctggtgctcctAGTCTCTTCTTGTCTTTTTGCCACAATGATGATCAACAACTATTCAATGCTCACCAAGTAGGTCCAcgatttgtatatttatagttAAACTTAAATAACGATATGCAATTTCAGGAACGGAACGGGAGGAGATGCCAGTAAGAAAGTCTACTCTGCCACGCACACGCATGCGGCTCCATGGCTGATTGGATTTCTTTTCGGGTATTTCTTGCACTTGAATCGGGGAAAGAAATTCCAGTTAAGCCGGATTGCCGTGTGGTCTGGATGGGTGCTTAGCCTTGCCATGATCTTCACTTCGATCTTCGCCATGTATCCTGCTGCCCAGTGGAGTGCTCCGCCGTTGTCCACTCTCGAGGAGTCTTTCTACTACACACTCACCCGAGTGGGCTGGCCTCTAGCTCTATGCTGGATCGTCTTCGCCTGCATGCAGGGCTATGGTGGTTTGGCCAACAGTTTCCTATCCTCTCCATTGTGGCAGCCCCTCTCGAGACTCTCCTATTCTGTGTACATGTGGCATATGTTTATGCAAGAAATGAACCTCAGACTCACCCGGACGAATACATATTTTTCGGACTACAATGTGGTAAGTTTTGTTTCCAACAGTTGATTGAAAGCTCTAGGTGAGATGCAACGAAAACTAATAATCATTTTTCAGATGCGTGACTTCTGGTCCGTCTTTGGATTCACTCTATTGATTTCGTATGCATTGTACATTACAATTGAGGCTCCTTTGGGCGGACTCGGTAATCTTATACGACCCCAGAGGAAAACTATTATGCAGCCCTTAGCTCCAAGCGAACAAATCAAAACGTCAGCCGATGTCCAGCCACTTGAATTAAATGACAGAAGGAACCTGGTTGAGCACGAAGTGCCCAGGATAGAGGAAACAGCGATTGCCTCAGAAAAGCAATAGATGccaataattaaatgttttttagtGAATACAGGATGCTTTCCCCCTATACGTATTGTTCTCATATAATTTGTTCTACAGACAGTTATGGCAACATCGACTCGGATTTTGATGCCTATCCAGAAATTATATACGAGGGTCGTGGTCGAACAtgtggttttttctttcaacaAGACGAATATATCCCTAAGTTTTCAAATACCGTGATCAAAAATATCCCTACCAAGTCCCATGATTATTGGCAGAGGTTGGTCCTGTCAAGCATTAAAATTCGATAGGAAAAACCACAAGTTCACGTGACTTTCTATTCtgctaaataaacaatttgtaaagATATGGGGCGTTAAGATTAACAGAGACCAGATGTGTGCTTCCGACTACGTCGAATTTATACTGATTGGCAAAAATTAAGTGCTAGATGTGCTAGTCTCAGTATATACTTACCCAAAATAATCGCTATTATAATCAACTCGTGGGCTGACACACTTCTTGATAGGGCTATCTCCAGATTGCCTTCAAAACTTTGGTATAAAATCCCTGGAAAATGGTGACATACAATCAATCGAATAAGTATCAGCATGGTGAACGTATTCGTATTTGTCTGTGGACTGGTACTCGTCAGTGCCGCACAACTAAAAGACGGATATGTTCCACAGGATTACCAGCGTCTAATGGAGCTGCGCTCGCTGGGAGTAGAGTTTGCCGAACATTTCCGCAATGCAACGCTCTCGGACTTGGATCTTTTTCACCCACGAGTACCCAGTCAAGAGGATCTGCTGTGTCTGGCGGACATGGCTCAATTCATGCAGGCATTGACAGCTGGACAATTGTGGGCACTGAAGAGTAAGTGATTAATGAATAACAAAACATTGAATTCCAGTGATCTAAAGTGTGAGTGTGATCtaaatttgataattttgtGAGCAGTGATCGATGCCTGGGGCTCTATTCCCTCGGGTCTACTCTACGGCAACGCATTTCATCTCGGTAACTTCGATGAGTGCGTCAAAATCAGCAAGGAAGTCACCAGCAGTCACCGCATAAGTGGAAAGTACTGTTTTCTCATCGTACCCATTAGCTCTACAAGTCAGAGTGCGGCGCTAGGATCCAGTACTCTGAGGATAGGGTCTTGTTTTCCGGCTTCATGCTCTGCCGCTCATATGGATACGTTTATTGGCCAATTGATGCAGAAACTATTCAACTCGAGTAGCACAAGCATAAGAATTAGCGAGACCAGCTGCCAGACAAATGAATCGAAACCCTGgaatggcatgcaaattttcacAGTGTAGGTACTACCCTGAGGTATGGAAAGAATGTTCTTGACTTACCTTCTTCTGGATTGCAGTGTGCTTCTTGGCCTTATGGGTTCTATTGTGGCATTGTGCACAATGTACGACTACTTCTTGTGTCAGGATCAAAGTAAGTAACGGATAGAGCTGATGATGAATGAATTACCTTGATGTTTGATTTTCAGACCGGGTTCCAGTGGCTGTGAAAATTTTCTCGGCACGTGCCAGTTCCCGCGCTGTCTTCCGCATTGTGGACAGCAAATCGAATCCGAATATTATTAGTTGCCTGGATGGAATCCGATGCATGTCCTTGATCTGGGTGATTTTTGGCCacgaatatatattttcgctAATTTCGCCGAATATTAATAATCTCTTTGTTATTTCGGTTAGTTTCAGCCTTAGTATATAAACACAAATGATATTTAATATCCTCTCTTTATGTTCTAGTGGGCCGTCCAACCCTTTTCCAGCTTTATTCTGCACGGGTTTTTTTCAGTAGACTCATTTTTCTTTATCGGTGGCCTTCTGGTGGCAATGGTTGCGCTTCGATCCATGGAAAAGTAATTTTTAGAATTGTTTTAAACCCATCAAAGCTCATTGTTAACTTTCTGACAGATCCAAGGGAAAGCTGAATGTGCCGTTGATGTACCTGCATCGGTTCATTCGAATTGTTCCGATCTTGGCAGTGGCCATTCTTGTGTACATGAATCTGATGACTCTTATCACAGACGGACCACTAGCCTCTGCGGAGTATCATGGCAAAGAAGCCTGCGAAAAAGGATGGTTCTGGACGCTGTTGTTTGTGCAAAACTATGCAACAAACAATATTGTAAGTCATAGGACTCTGTTCCTTccattgtttgattgattacgattacatttttgttttagtgcCTTGATCATTCCTGGTACTTGGCCGTAGATATGCAACTGTACATCATCTCTCCGCTTCTCCTGATTGCTCTCTATAAGTGGGGAAAGAAGGCAGCCGCTGGCATTGTGGTACTAATAGTGCTAGTCTCGTGTTGCCTTTTTGCCACAATGATGGTCA from Drosophila subobscura isolate 14011-0131.10 chromosome O, UCBerk_Dsub_1.0, whole genome shotgun sequence encodes:
- the LOC117899068 gene encoding probable low-specificity L-threonine aldolase 2; translated protein: MSPSIVDLRSDTVSQPTAEMRARMATAVVGDDVYGEDPTINELEAKTAAIFGKEAGLFVPSGTMGNLLAIMVHCHKRGTEALVGDLSHVFLYEQGGASHLAGVQLATLKNEPDGTFCLTELRRRIRHDDYHEPITSLVVVENTHNICGGKVIPLVFLDELANLLHQPGVGCAPIALHMDGARVFNAAAALGVSVARICRDFDSVSICFSKGLSAPVGSVLVGSQRFISQARRLRKALGGGMRQAGILAAAGLVAIEEVMPLLGKDHERTKRIAKAIHHLQSSNITVDLDTVQSNILLIEIKRSELTAGEFAERLAQVEPQELATGVTAKDGSGIILKASARDWAFARVVLYHQVDDEQVELAIKKLTFVIGQYDQRWPRL
- the LOC117899065 gene encoding nose resistant to fluoxetine protein 6-like, which codes for MVNVLVTLFVCGLVLADAAQVKDGDVPQEYQRLMEWRSLGVEFAEHFRNATLSDLDLFHPRVPSQEDLLCLADMAQFMQALTTGKLWALKMIDAWGSIPSGLLNGNIFDLGNFDECVKIRKEITSSHSINGKYCFLKVSVGFLPQNVARFTNNMRIASCFPASCSAAHIDAFLGQLMQKLLNSSSISMQIREATCQTSELKPWDGMTIFTVVLLGLMGSIVALFTMYDYFLCQDQNQVPVAVKVFSARASSRALFRIVDSKSNPNIISCLDGIRCLSLIWVVFGHEFGYAASSPNINNLDLVTWLVEPFSSFILYAYFSVDSFFFIGGLLVAMVALRSMEKSKGKLNVPLMYLHRFIRIVPILAVAILVYMNLMTVITDGPLAYREYHGKEACEKGWFWTLLCVQNYATSNICLDHSWYLAVDMQLYIISPLLLIALYKWGKKAAAGIAVLVLLVSSCLFATMMINNYSMLTKNGTGGDASKKVYSATHTHAAPWLIGFLFGYFLHLNRGKKFQLSRIAVWSGWVLSLAMIFTSIFAMYPAAQWSAPPLSTLEESFYYTLTRVGWPLALCWIVFACMQGYGGLANSFLSSPLWQPLSRLSYSVYMWHMFMQEMNLRLTRTNTYFSDYNVMRDFWSVFGFTLLISYALYITIEAPLGGLGNLIRPQRKTIMQPLAPSEQIKTSADVQPLELNDRRNLVEHEVPRIEETAIASEKQ
- the LOC117899066 gene encoding nose resistant to fluoxetine protein 6-like — its product is MVNVFVFVCGLVLVSAAQLKDGYVPQDYQRLMELRSLGVEFAEHFRNATLSDLDLFHPRVPSQEDLLCLADMAQFMQALTAGQLWALKMIDAWGSIPSGLLYGNAFHLGNFDECVKISKEVTSSHRISGKYCFLIVPISSTSQSAALGSSTLRIGSCFPASCSAAHMDTFIGQLMQKLFNSSSTSIRISETSCQTNESKPWNGMQIFTVVLLGLMGSIVALCTMYDYFLCQDQNRVPVAVKIFSARASSRAVFRIVDSKSNPNIISCLDGIRCMSLIWVIFGHEYIFSLISPNINNLFVISWAVQPFSSFILHGFFSVDSFFFIGGLLVAMVALRSMEKSKGKLNVPLMYLHRFIRIVPILAVAILVYMNLMTLITDGPLASAEYHGKEACEKGWFWTLLFVQNYATNNICLDHSWYLAVDMQLYIISPLLLIALYKWGKKAAAGIVVLIVLVSCCLFATMMVNNFSMLMKNRVKSEEDGDKKLYFATHTHAAPWLIGFVFGYFLHLNRGKKFQLSRIAVWSGWLLSLAMIFTSIFALYPAAQWNAPPLSTLEESFYYTLTRVAWPLALCWIVFACMQGHGGLANSFLSSPMWQPLSRLSYSVYIWHMFFQVVNYRILRTNTYISDYNVMLKFWSDFGFTLLMSYVLYIIIEAPLGGIDSLLRLMRKSVSADVQPHQLNDGRNVDKPEVPREAEKTTASEWQ